A portion of the candidate division KSB1 bacterium genome contains these proteins:
- a CDS encoding carbon-nitrogen hydrolase family protein — protein MKKSIVVAAIQMNSQEDVALNWATAKELATEAKARGAEVVAFPETFLYVGPDKTAAADLDGEWLPQFAKLAAGLGIYLLAGSVGERLPGSTKIHNTSVLLDPAGKELARYRKIHLFDATLPNGRSYRESDYIAPGADIVIAKTAFGDAGLSICYDLRFPELYRKLVAGGATRLIFIPSNFTLMTGKDHWLPLLRARAIENQVYIIAPNQHGEKYGGRASYGKSAIIDPWGNVMAMAPDRDAVITAEIDFAYQDQVRTALPCLQHVRVIGA, from the coding sequence ATGAAAAAAAGCATCGTGGTCGCCGCCATTCAAATGAACTCGCAGGAAGACGTTGCGCTGAATTGGGCGACAGCCAAGGAACTTGCCACGGAGGCAAAAGCGCGCGGCGCCGAGGTGGTGGCTTTTCCGGAAACTTTTCTTTACGTCGGCCCGGATAAAACTGCAGCCGCCGATCTGGACGGTGAATGGCTGCCGCAGTTTGCCAAGCTGGCGGCCGGCTTGGGCATTTACCTGCTGGCCGGCTCGGTTGGCGAGCGTCTTCCCGGCTCCACCAAAATTCACAACACCTCCGTGCTGCTGGATCCGGCCGGCAAAGAACTGGCACGCTATCGCAAGATTCATCTGTTTGATGCGACCCTGCCCAACGGGCGGTCGTACCGCGAATCCGATTACATCGCGCCCGGCGCGGATATTGTGATTGCGAAAACAGCTTTTGGCGACGCCGGCCTGTCGATTTGTTACGATCTGCGCTTTCCCGAGCTTTATCGCAAGCTGGTGGCTGGCGGCGCCACGCGGTTGATTTTTATTCCCTCTAATTTTACGTTGATGACGGGCAAGGATCATTGGCTGCCGTTGTTGCGGGCGCGGGCGATTGAGAATCAGGTCTACATCATCGCGCCGAATCAGCACGGCGAGAAATATGGCGGCCGGGCCAGTTACGGCAAGAGTGCCATCATCGATCCTTGGGGCAATGTCATGGCGATGGCGCCGGATCGTGACGCGGTGATCACGGCGGAGATTGATTTTGCCTATCAGGATCAAGTGCGGACGGCGCTGCCATGTCTTCAGCATGTCCGTGTGATTGGCGCGTGA
- a CDS encoding endonuclease III: MKHKMNDFGKTLAKIRRTIRPFRATAVTTVAEENRDPFRVLISCLISLRTKDEVTGAASRRLFAKADTPAKMLQLRERDIAKLIFPAGFYRTKAQRIREISQNLMNGYKGRVPDTLEELLQLNGVGRKTANLVLTMAYGKPGICVDTHVHRLANRLGWVKTKTPEHTELALRKILPKRYWIPLNDWLVTFGQNICQPISPWCSKCPLQKDCPQIGVRYQR, translated from the coding sequence ATGAAACACAAAATGAATGATTTTGGCAAAACCCTCGCCAAAATTCGCCGCACGATTCGTCCCTTTCGCGCCACCGCGGTGACAACGGTTGCCGAGGAAAATCGCGATCCGTTTCGCGTGCTGATTTCGTGTTTGATCAGCTTGCGCACGAAGGACGAGGTGACCGGCGCGGCCAGCCGCCGGCTCTTTGCCAAAGCTGATACGCCGGCAAAAATGCTGCAACTGCGCGAGCGCGACATTGCCAAATTGATTTTCCCAGCGGGATTTTACCGCACAAAAGCGCAACGCATTCGCGAGATTTCGCAAAACCTCATGAACGGCTACAAAGGCCGGGTGCCGGACACGCTGGAAGAATTGCTGCAACTCAACGGCGTCGGCAGAAAGACCGCCAATCTTGTGCTCACCATGGCTTACGGCAAGCCCGGCATTTGCGTCGATACCCATGTGCATCGCCTCGCGAATCGCCTCGGCTGGGTGAAAACCAAAACCCCGGAGCACACCGAGTTGGCGCTGCGCAAGATTTTGCCGAAACGCTATTGGATTCCGCTCAATGATTGGCTGGTGACGTTCGGTCAAAATATTTGCCAGCCCATCAGCCCGTGGTGCTCGAAGTGCCCGCTGCAGAAAGATTGTCCCCAGATTGGGGTGAGGTACCAGCGGTAA